Proteins encoded by one window of Rutidosis leptorrhynchoides isolate AG116_Rl617_1_P2 chromosome 7, CSIRO_AGI_Rlap_v1, whole genome shotgun sequence:
- the LOC139858976 gene encoding D-galacturonate reductase-like, translating to MVISIPETTINSSNGRRPIPLIGMGVAKSENTDSNEKVKTAIIEAIKVGYQHFDTAAIYGTEKPVGEAIEEALRLGLIKSRTELFVTTKLWCNATKGHLVLPAIKQSLKDLGLEYVDLYLIHWPLTLEYEEFKLPIPSEWISAINLKDVWEAMETCQNLGLTKSIGVSNFAPRRIKEILTFAKIPPVVNQVEMNPAWQQKKLNEFCKRNDILLTGYSPLGAGSSWGRNHVMDSDVLQDIAKSRGKSIAQISLRWLYEQGVSFVVKSFNKERMKQNLDIFDWSLSEEEMNKISQIPQQKHIYFGLMVGEPNDVITEVDADLSTM from the exons ATGGTAATTAGCATCCCGGAGACAACCATAAACTCTAGCAATGGTCGACGTCCGATTCCCTTGATCGGAATGGGTGTAGCTAAATCAGAGAATACTGATAGCAATGAAAAGGTGAAAACGGCGATTATTGAAGCCATCAAGGTTGGTTATCAACACTTTGATACAGCTGCAATCTATGGGACTGAAAAACCTGTTGGAGAAGCCATTGAGGAAGCTTTAAGACTCGGTTTGATAAAGTCGCGAACCGAGCTTTTTGTTACGACCAAACTGTGGTGTAACGCTACCAAAGGCCACCTTGTATTACCAGCCATCAAGCAGAGTTTAAA GGATTTGGGACTTGAATACGTAGATCTGTATCTAATTCATTGGCCACTAACGCTTGAATATGAGGAATTCAAATTACCTATTCCAAGTGAGTGGATATCTGCCATCAATCTTAAGGATGTGTGGGAAGCAATGGAAACATGTCAAAATCTCGGACTCACCAAATCCATCGGTGTAAGCAACTTTGCTCCTCGAAGAATTAAAGAAATCCTTACCTTCGCTAAAATCCCTCCCGTTGTTAACCAG GTTGAGATGAACCCAGCTTGGCAGCAAAAAAAACTAAATGAATTTTGCAAACGGAATGACATCCTTCTCACTGGTTACTCACCTTTGGGAGCCGGTTCTTCATGGGGTCGGAACCATGTCATGGACTCAGATGTTCTTCAAGACATTGCGAAGTCGAGAGGAAAGTCAATAGCACAG ATTTCACTAAGATGGTTATATGAGCAAGGTGTGAGCTTTGTAGTAAAGAGTTtcaataaagaaagaatgaagcaAAATTTAGACATATTTGATTGGTCACTAAGTGAGGAGGAGATGAACAAAATTAGCCAAATTCCTCAACAGAAACATATTTATTTTGGATTAATGGTGGGTGAGCCTAATGATGTAATTACTGAAGTTGATGCAGATCTTTCAACTATGTAA